A single Geobacillus kaustophilus DNA region contains:
- the cdaA gene encoding diadenylate cyclase CdaA: MSFEELPIVSYLLKVVDILVVWYVIYKLIMMIRGTKAIQLLKGIFLIILVRFVSNYLGLTTLQWLMDQAIIWGFLAIIIIFQPELRRALEQLGRGRLFTRNTVNEDEDRMRMVEAIVKATEYMAKRRIGALISIERETGMNDYVETGILLNAHVSSELLINIFIPNTPLHDGAVIIQKNQIAAAACYLPLSESPFISKELGTRHRAALGISEVTDSVTVVVSEETGAVSLTKNGELYRDLTIDEFRELLTGELAPATKASASSRWQWRGKKHG, translated from the coding sequence ATGTCCTTCGAAGAGCTCCCCATCGTGTCATATTTGTTAAAAGTGGTTGATATTCTTGTCGTTTGGTATGTGATTTACAAGTTGATCATGATGATCCGCGGGACGAAGGCCATTCAGCTGTTAAAAGGCATTTTTTTAATTATTTTAGTGCGTTTTGTGAGCAATTATCTCGGATTGACGACGCTGCAATGGCTGATGGATCAGGCGATCATTTGGGGGTTTCTCGCGATCATCATCATTTTTCAGCCGGAATTGCGGCGCGCGCTTGAGCAGCTCGGCCGCGGAAGGCTGTTCACCCGCAATACGGTTAATGAAGATGAAGACCGAATGCGAATGGTAGAAGCTATTGTAAAAGCGACCGAGTATATGGCGAAACGGCGCATCGGCGCGCTGATTTCCATCGAGCGGGAGACAGGGATGAATGATTACGTCGAAACCGGAATTTTGTTGAACGCACACGTATCGTCCGAGCTGCTTATTAATATTTTCATTCCGAACACGCCGCTTCATGACGGGGCGGTCATTATTCAAAAAAATCAAATCGCTGCGGCGGCCTGTTATTTACCGTTATCGGAAAGTCCGTTTATTTCGAAAGAGCTCGGAACACGCCATCGGGCGGCGCTCGGCATCAGCGAAGTGACGGACAGTGTCACTGTTGTCGTGTCGGAAGAGACGGGAGCAGTATCGTTGACGAAAAACGGTGAGCTGTACCGCGATTTAACGATCGATGAGTTTCGGGAGCTGTTGACCGGCGAACTTGCTCCAGCGACGAAGGCGTCCGCCTCTTCCCGTTGGCAATGGAGGGGGAAGAAACATGGATAA
- the glmM gene encoding phosphoglucosamine mutase has product MGKYFGTDGVRGVANRELTPELAFQIGRCGGYVLTKSAERPKVLIGRDTRISGHMLEGALVAGLLSIGAEVMRLGVISTPGVAYLTKALGAQAGIMISASHNPVQDNGIKFFGPDGFKLSDEQEAEIEALIDSAEDMLPRPIGAGLGQVNDYFEGGQKYLQYLKQTIDEEDFSGMKIALDCAHGATSSLATYLFADLDADVVTMGASPNGLNINEGVGSTHPEALAAFVKEKGADVGLAFDGDGDRLIAVDENGSIVDGDQIMYICAKYLKETGRLKQQTVVSTVMSNLGFYKALEAQGIKSVQTAVGDRYVVEEMKKNGYNLGGEQSGHIIFLDYNTTGDGMLTALQLVNIMKIKGKPLSELAGEMKKYPQLLVNVRVKEKEKVMENEQVKSVIAEVEAEMNGNGRVLVRPSGTEPLVRIMAEAPTEEACRAYVERIADVVRREMGAE; this is encoded by the coding sequence ATGGGCAAATATTTTGGCACTGATGGTGTACGAGGAGTCGCGAATCGTGAATTGACGCCAGAGCTGGCGTTTCAAATCGGGCGCTGCGGAGGATATGTGCTGACGAAAAGCGCTGAGCGCCCAAAAGTGCTGATCGGGCGCGATACGCGCATTTCCGGCCATATGCTTGAAGGGGCTCTTGTCGCCGGGTTGCTCTCGATTGGAGCGGAAGTCATGCGCCTTGGCGTCATCTCCACGCCAGGCGTCGCCTATTTGACGAAGGCGCTCGGCGCGCAGGCCGGCATTATGATTTCCGCCTCCCACAATCCGGTGCAAGATAACGGCATCAAATTTTTCGGTCCGGACGGGTTTAAGCTGTCGGATGAGCAGGAAGCGGAGATTGAGGCGTTGATCGACAGCGCGGAGGACATGCTGCCGCGGCCGATTGGGGCTGGGCTTGGGCAAGTCAACGACTACTTTGAAGGCGGACAAAAATATTTGCAGTATTTAAAACAAACGATCGATGAAGAAGATTTTTCCGGGATGAAAATCGCCCTCGACTGCGCGCACGGGGCGACGTCATCGCTTGCAACGTACTTATTTGCCGATTTGGATGCGGATGTCGTCACGATGGGGGCGTCGCCCAATGGGCTCAACATTAACGAAGGGGTCGGCTCCACCCATCCCGAAGCGCTGGCCGCGTTTGTCAAAGAAAAAGGTGCTGATGTCGGGCTCGCTTTTGACGGCGACGGCGATCGCCTCATCGCTGTGGATGAGAACGGCAGCATCGTCGACGGCGATCAAATTATGTACATTTGCGCCAAATATTTAAAAGAAACAGGCCGTCTCAAACAACAAACCGTCGTCTCAACCGTCATGAGCAATCTCGGGTTTTACAAAGCGCTTGAGGCGCAAGGCATTAAAAGCGTGCAGACAGCTGTCGGCGACCGCTATGTCGTCGAGGAAATGAAAAAGAACGGCTACAACCTCGGCGGCGAGCAGTCCGGACACATCATCTTCCTCGACTACAACACGACGGGAGACGGGATGTTGACGGCGCTTCAGCTTGTCAACATCATGAAAATCAAAGGCAAGCCGCTTTCCGAATTGGCGGGCGAAATGAAAAAATATCCGCAGCTGCTTGTGAACGTCCGGGTAAAAGAGAAAGAAAAAGTGATGGAAAATGAGCAAGTGAAGAGTGTGATCGCAGAAGTGGAAGCGGAAATGAACGGCAACGGCCGCGTTCTTGTCCGCCCATCGGGCACCGAACCGCTCGTGCGCATTATGGCTGAGGCCCCGACGGAGGAAGCGTGCCGCGCCTATGTTGAGCGGATCGCGGATGTCGTCCGCCGTGAAATGGGAGCGGAATAA
- a CDS encoding YbbR-like domain-containing protein encodes MDKLMDHPWFIRVVSLLLAIMLYMSANVGAKTGETRNTFGQEDAETLIDIPVVAYYDEDNLVVSGVPKYVNVTLQGPASIVKPTALQRNFEVYVDLTELPLGTYTVPIKYRDISDKLKVTIQPASAKVTIREKVSKRFSVGVEFFNRNKMPDGYSVGEPMVKPNAVTITGAKELIDEIAFVKAIVDLDGATETLTREARVRVYDRRGNELDIEPEPSSVEVTVPVESPSKTVPVQVRTTGELPDGVHLVSITPEPDRVTIYGPKEVLNRIDKLEGLTVDLDDITDDETVELDVPLPDGAKSVDPDKIKVHIDVEKDVTQTWKDVPIAVVGLPDSYKAEFVKPVEGKITIRLIGPPDIVRGLTKDDVRLYVDVSGLDVGEHQVPIQWDNPNDVQWQPSTETAMVHISEKATAQ; translated from the coding sequence ATGGATAAGTTGATGGACCATCCTTGGTTTATTCGCGTCGTTTCCTTGTTGTTAGCGATTATGCTGTATATGTCGGCCAATGTTGGGGCGAAAACCGGCGAGACGCGCAACACGTTTGGCCAGGAAGATGCGGAAACGCTGATCGATATTCCGGTGGTCGCTTACTATGATGAAGACAACTTGGTCGTATCTGGCGTCCCGAAATACGTGAATGTTACGCTCCAAGGGCCGGCCAGCATTGTTAAGCCGACGGCTCTGCAGCGGAATTTCGAAGTGTATGTCGATTTAACGGAATTGCCGTTAGGGACATACACGGTGCCGATCAAATACAGGGACATTTCCGATAAGTTGAAAGTGACGATTCAGCCTGCCTCGGCAAAAGTGACCATTCGCGAAAAAGTGTCGAAACGGTTTTCGGTCGGTGTTGAATTTTTCAATCGAAACAAAATGCCGGATGGCTATTCTGTTGGAGAACCGATGGTGAAACCAAATGCTGTGACGATTACAGGGGCGAAGGAACTGATCGACGAGATTGCGTTTGTCAAAGCCATCGTCGACTTAGATGGAGCGACGGAAACGCTGACGAGAGAAGCGCGCGTTCGGGTGTACGATCGGCGGGGGAATGAGTTGGATATCGAACCAGAGCCATCGTCGGTGGAAGTGACCGTTCCGGTGGAAAGCCCGAGCAAGACGGTGCCGGTTCAAGTGCGAACAACTGGGGAGCTGCCGGATGGCGTGCATCTTGTCAGCATCACGCCGGAGCCGGATCGGGTCACGATTTACGGACCAAAAGAGGTGCTGAACCGTATTGACAAGTTGGAAGGATTGACAGTTGACTTGGACGATATTACCGATGATGAGACGGTAGAACTTGACGTTCCGCTCCCTGATGGGGCAAAAAGCGTCGACCCAGACAAAATCAAGGTGCATATTGATGTGGAAAAAGACGTCACGCAAACGTGGAAAGACGTGCCGATCGCCGTCGTCGGCTTGCCGGATTCATACAAAGCGGAATTTGTCAAACCGGTTGAAGGAAAGATTACGATTCGACTGATCGGTCCACCTGACATTGTCCGCGGATTGACAAAAGATGACGTCCGTTTGTATGTCGATGTCAGCGGGCTTGATGTCGGCGAGCATCAAGTCCCTATTCAATGGGACAATCCTAACGACGTTCAATGGCAACCTTCGACGGAAACAGCGATGGTTCATATTAGCGAAAAAGCAACTGCACAATAA
- the glmS gene encoding glutamine--fructose-6-phosphate transaminase (isomerizing) yields the protein MCGIVGYIGYQDVKEILLRGLEKLEYRGYDSAGIAVLNENGVHVFKEKGRIADLRRIVDPNVKATVGIGHTRWATHGAPSRVNAHPHQSASGRFTLVHNGVIENYEMVKRDYLADVAFQSDTDTEVIVQLVEKFVHDGLTTKEAFRKTLSLLKGSYAIAMIDAQDENTIYAAKNKSPLLVGLGDGFNVVASDAMAMLQVTNQFVELMDGEMVIVTSENVTIQTLDGETVERQPFTAELDASDIEKGTYPHYMLKEIDEQPFVIRRIIQKYQDENGGLAIDQAIINEVLNADRLYIVACGTSYHAGLVGKQLIESWAKIPVEVHIASEFSYNMPLLSEKPLFLFISQSGETADSRAVLVQTNKLGHKAITITNVPGSTLSREADYTLLLHAGPEIAVASTKAYTAQIAVLAILAAAAAKAKGLELDFDLTKELAIIANVMEMLCDAKEEMEKIASDYLTLTRNCFFIGRAVDYYVCLEGALKLKEISYIQAEGFAGGELKHGTIALIEDGTPVIALATQEHVNLSIRGNVKEVVARGANPCVISMRGLEGEGDRFIIPAVHPALTPLVSVVPLQLIAYYAALHRGCDVDKPRNLAKSVTVE from the coding sequence ATGTGCGGCATTGTTGGTTATATCGGTTACCAAGATGTGAAAGAAATTTTACTGCGCGGATTGGAAAAACTCGAGTATCGCGGCTACGATTCGGCGGGGATCGCCGTATTGAACGAAAACGGCGTGCACGTATTTAAGGAAAAAGGACGGATCGCAGATTTGCGCCGCATCGTCGATCCGAATGTGAAAGCGACCGTCGGCATCGGCCATACACGTTGGGCGACGCACGGGGCGCCAAGCCGGGTGAACGCTCACCCGCATCAAAGCGCGTCGGGCCGTTTTACGCTCGTGCATAACGGCGTCATCGAGAACTATGAAATGGTGAAGCGCGATTATTTAGCCGATGTCGCGTTTCAAAGCGACACCGACACGGAAGTGATTGTCCAGCTTGTGGAAAAATTTGTCCACGACGGGCTGACGACGAAAGAAGCGTTTCGAAAAACGCTCTCGCTGTTAAAAGGGTCGTACGCCATCGCCATGATCGATGCGCAAGACGAAAACACGATCTACGCAGCGAAAAACAAAAGCCCGCTTCTCGTCGGATTGGGTGATGGGTTTAATGTCGTCGCCAGCGACGCGATGGCGATGCTTCAAGTGACCAACCAATTCGTCGAACTGATGGACGGGGAAATGGTCATCGTCACGAGCGAGAACGTCACGATTCAAACGCTGGACGGTGAAACCGTCGAACGGCAGCCGTTTACGGCCGAGCTCGATGCGAGCGACATTGAAAAAGGAACGTATCCGCACTATATGTTGAAAGAAATCGACGAGCAGCCATTTGTCATCCGCCGCATCATCCAAAAGTACCAAGATGAAAACGGCGGATTGGCGATTGACCAAGCGATCATCAACGAAGTGCTGAACGCTGACCGCCTGTACATTGTCGCGTGCGGAACGAGCTACCACGCGGGTCTCGTCGGCAAACAATTGATCGAATCGTGGGCGAAAATTCCGGTTGAAGTGCACATCGCCAGCGAATTTTCGTACAACATGCCGCTGTTGTCGGAAAAGCCGCTCTTCCTCTTTATTTCGCAAAGCGGCGAGACAGCTGACAGCCGCGCCGTGCTCGTGCAAACGAACAAACTCGGCCATAAAGCGATCACGATCACGAACGTCCCAGGTTCGACGTTGTCGCGCGAAGCTGACTATACGCTTTTATTGCACGCCGGCCCGGAAATCGCGGTAGCTTCGACGAAGGCGTACACGGCGCAAATTGCGGTGCTGGCGATTTTGGCGGCGGCCGCGGCGAAAGCAAAAGGCCTCGAATTGGATTTTGACTTGACAAAAGAGCTCGCCATCATCGCCAATGTGATGGAAATGCTGTGCGACGCGAAAGAGGAAATGGAGAAAATCGCGAGCGACTACTTAACGCTGACGCGCAACTGCTTCTTTATTGGCCGTGCGGTTGACTACTATGTCTGCTTAGAAGGTGCGCTCAAGCTGAAAGAAATCTCCTATATCCAAGCGGAAGGGTTTGCTGGTGGTGAGTTGAAACACGGTACGATCGCCCTCATCGAAGATGGCACGCCGGTCATCGCCCTCGCTACCCAAGAGCACGTCAACTTAAGCATTCGCGGCAATGTAAAAGAAGTCGTTGCCCGTGGCGCGAATCCATGCGTTATCTCGATGCGCGGCTTAGAAGGAGAAGGAGATCGCTTCATCATCCCAGCCGTCCATCCGGCTCTCACGCCGCTTGTTTCCGTCGTACCGCTGCAGTTGATCGCGTATTATGCGGCCTTGCATCGCGGTTGCGACGTCGACAAACCACGCAACTTGGCGAAAAGCGTGACGGTAGAGTGA